In the Chloroflexota bacterium genome, CTGAAGCCACCAGTCCGGCCAATCGCAGAAAGTCACGGCGTGAGAGAGTCATAGGATGAATGACAAATGACGAATGACAAATGAAAATGATCGGCGTTCGTCTATCGTCCTTCGTCTATCGTCGTTAGGCTTGGGAAACGTTCATATTTTCAGGGGCGGGCTGAGGCGCGACGACCTTCGGCATCCAGCGCAGGAGGGCGAAGGCGGTTGCGCCGAGCGAGACGACGATGGCCAGCGGGATGACGATGACCCAGCCGACGACGGGGAAGGCGGCGGCCAGTTCGAGGGCAACCGCCCCGCGCACGAACGCCCCGGCGGACGAGAGGCCCTCACTGCGGCGGGCCAGCCGTTCGCCCATCTTGGCCGCAATGCCGGCCGCGCCCAGGCTGGCAATGCCCAGCGCCAAAAAGACCAGCGCCCAGCCGAAGAAGTTCACCAGGCCGTTGGGAATGGCGAACAAGATGACAGCCGGGATGGCGACGACGGCGGTGATGACGCCGCCGACGAAGAAGCACAACCAGGGCGTGCGGTCGAGCCGCAGGCGGGCGCGCTCGACGGTGGCCGGGAAGAGGAGCCACCACGCAGTTAACATGCCGGGGAAGACGATGCCGAGACTGAGGAGAATGCCGAAGATGGCGGAGATGTCGGCCATGGCTGTAATACCTTTCTGTGGATAGTGATCAGTGGTTCAGTTATCAGTTATTGGTTACTGACAAAACTGGCGGCTGTTATCAGGTATTACAGGCGAGGGGAGAGGAAAGTTGCATGAGGACTTGGCGCGCCATTTTCTTTCGGTGCTATACTCGCCGGTTATGAAGACGCGACACTTTTTGCGGCTGATGGCGTTCCTCTTCCCCGTCGTTTTAGCAGCTGCCGCGCCGGTTTTGGCGCAGACCGGCACGCCGCCTCCTGTAGCAACCGATACGCTCGCGCCACCCACAGAAACTCCCAGCCTTACCCCTGCGCCGACCGCGACGCTCACTCTGCCCGAGTATGTTGCGGTGCACGGGCTTGACGAGCGCGTACTACGCGAGTTGGGGTTGGTTATATTTTTGGTTGCGGTCGGAGCAGTGGCCGTGTTCGGTTGGCTAGCGGCTCCCTACCTCAAACGCTGGAACGAACGGCGCGAGCAGGCGGTTGCCAAGCAGGTGGATCGTGTCGCAGACGGCGACCCAATGGATACTGCCACCCGCGAATATCTGGATCGCTTCGAGAAGAAGTACAGCCAGTTCAGTTTTCGCGGGCTGGAAGACGTGAGCGGGGCAAAAATTCCGGAGTTCAACACGGCTTACATTTCACTACGCTTAGCCGAGCGGCCCGACAAGGAGATGGCTCGCGCCGGGCGCAAAGCCGCTGAACCGGGAGAACTGCGCGAGGGCGGGCCGCTGGAGATTGATGTGAGCCAGGCCGTCAAGCGTTCGGCCCGATTGACGATTGTGGGCGCGGCAGGTTCCGGCAAGAGCACGCTGTTGCAATGGGCAGGCGTGTCGGTAGCCCGCGCCCGCTTCCGCCGGGGGAGCGGACTCACTGAAACTCAACGCGAGTGGTTATCGGCGTTGGGCAACCAAAATCTTCTGCCGATCTTCATCGCCTTGCGCGACTACGTGCGCTTCTGCCGCGACCCGCGGTCGCCGCGCGCCATCAGCCCCGCCACCCTGGTTGAGTTCATCGGCGTTTTCTATGCCGGGCTGTTCACCTCAGTGGACTTCCCGCCGGATTTCTTCAAACAGCATTTGCGCCGGGGTTGTTTGCTCTTGCTGGATGGCGTGGATGAAGTCTCACCTGAACAGCGCGCCCAGGTGCGCGAAGCAGTGGAAGGGCTGGTGGTGGATTATGGGCTGGCTCACAATTATTACCTGATCACCTCGCGCTCGATGGCGTATCGCGGCGCGGTCGAGTTTGCCGAGTTTGAGCAGTTGGAAGTGCAGCCCCTCAACCGCGCCCAACGCGATGACCTGTTGCGTTACTGGTGCGACGCGATCTACCCGGCCGATGAAGCCGCCAGGTATGCCGCTGATCTGAGCGCCAGCATCGAACACAGCGATGACCGGGTGCGCCAACTGGCCCGCACGCCCTTGATGGTTTCGATCTTTGTGCTGGTCTATTACCACAACCGGCGGCGCTTGCCCAACCAGCGCGCCGAATTTTATTATCGCGCCACTCGCGTGCTGGTGAGTGAAACCCACAAGGCCAACGCGCCCGACTATCCGGAATGGGAGCGTCTGAGCGTGGAGACACGGATTGATCATCTGAAACGGGCGGCTTACGAACTGTACACGCGCAATGCCCAGAGCGCCACCGCCGACGAACTAGCCGACTGGCTCAAAGACGAGAGCGGCTTTGAAGGCGAGAAGGAATCGGCCAAAGAATTCTTGGCCGCCGCCGCCAACCGCAGCGGCTTGCTGGAAGAGCGCGGCGGGCAGTATGGCTTCTTCACCCACAAAACCTTCCACGAATTTCTCGCCGGGCTGTATGTGGCCCAGAACAAACGCAAAGAGTGGCCCGGCCTGCTGGCGAAGCGCGCTCCTGATGATCAATGGCAGGAAGTGATCCTGCTGGCCGCCGGCTCGCTGGCTTACCTGAACGCCGAAGACGCCAATGACTTTGTGGAACTGCTCGGCCGGTTGGGCGCTGACGATCGAGACCTCCTGCGCCTGGCCGGGCTGGAACGGGCCGCGCTGGCTCAGGCCGACTTTCCGCATGATCGCGCCCAGAAGCACCGCAAGGTTTTGATTTCGCGTTTGGAAACGCTGATGGTGGAGGCGCAATTGAACCCCGCACAGCGCCGCCCGCTCGGCCTGGCCCTGGCCGCCCTCGGCGACCCGCGCTTTACCTCCCTTCAACCAGAGTTCGTCAAAGTCGAAGGCGGTGCTTTCCTCATGGGCACCAACGACGACGAAGCCGAACGCCTCAAGGCACAGGAAGCAGACTCCTGGGATGACGAGAAGCCTCAACATCACGTTGATGTCTCTGAGTTTGCCATCGGCAAGTATCTTGTCACCAATGTCGAGTTCCGTCGTTTTGTTGACGACAAAGGCTACGACACTGAAACTTATTGGCCCGGCGATAGTTGGAAGTGGCGTACCGGAACTTTGGAGCCTAACCTGTCAATTTATGAGGATGAAAAACTCAGAAAGCAAGTAGAAGACTGGCTGAAGGGTCGCCCCAAAGAAAAACGTCATCAACCCTTTTACTGGGATGACCCACAATGGAACGCCGACAACCTGCCCGTCGTCGGCGTGACCTGGTATGAGGCTGACGCTTATTGCCGCTGGCTCACCGCCAAACTCCGCGCCGCCGGACTCGTTACTTCAGCCCAAACCGTTCATCTGCCCACTGAAGCGCAGTGGGAAAAAGCGGCTCGGACCCCACCCCCGGCCCCTCCCCTGGCGAAGAACACGCCCGGAGAGGGGAGACTGTGGCCCTGGGGCGACGAGTGGGAAGCCAACAAATGTAATTCCTCTGAAAGCAACTTCAGTGGCACAAC is a window encoding:
- a CDS encoding SUMF1/EgtB/PvdO family nonheme iron enzyme; the protein is MKTRHFLRLMAFLFPVVLAAAAPVLAQTGTPPPVATDTLAPPTETPSLTPAPTATLTLPEYVAVHGLDERVLRELGLVIFLVAVGAVAVFGWLAAPYLKRWNERREQAVAKQVDRVADGDPMDTATREYLDRFEKKYSQFSFRGLEDVSGAKIPEFNTAYISLRLAERPDKEMARAGRKAAEPGELREGGPLEIDVSQAVKRSARLTIVGAAGSGKSTLLQWAGVSVARARFRRGSGLTETQREWLSALGNQNLLPIFIALRDYVRFCRDPRSPRAISPATLVEFIGVFYAGLFTSVDFPPDFFKQHLRRGCLLLLDGVDEVSPEQRAQVREAVEGLVVDYGLAHNYYLITSRSMAYRGAVEFAEFEQLEVQPLNRAQRDDLLRYWCDAIYPADEAARYAADLSASIEHSDDRVRQLARTPLMVSIFVLVYYHNRRRLPNQRAEFYYRATRVLVSETHKANAPDYPEWERLSVETRIDHLKRAAYELYTRNAQSATADELADWLKDESGFEGEKESAKEFLAAAANRSGLLEERGGQYGFFTHKTFHEFLAGLYVAQNKRKEWPGLLAKRAPDDQWQEVILLAAGSLAYLNAEDANDFVELLGRLGADDRDLLRLAGLERAALAQADFPHDRAQKHRKVLISRLETLMVEAQLNPAQRRPLGLALAALGDPRFTSLQPEFVKVEGGAFLMGTNDDEAERLKAQEADSWDDEKPQHHVDVSEFAIGKYLVTNVEFRRFVDDKGYDTETYWPGDSWKWRTGTLEPNLSIYEDEKLRKQVEDWLKGRPKEKRHQPFYWDDPQWNADNLPVVGVTWYEADAYCRWLTAKLRAAGLVTSAQTVHLPTEAQWEKAARTPPPAPPLAKNTPGEGRLWPWGDEWEANKCNSSESNFSGTTPVGMYPNGASGCGALDMVGNVWEWCADWWDSDLYSKRVG